The Flammeovirga yaeyamensis genome segment ACAAAGTACGTGCAACAAAACGATCGTTGTCTGAAGCTTCAGGATCGTCCAAGATCTTAGCTACTTTCTCTAAATGGGCAGTTCTTAAGTAGAAAGAAACATCTGCCATTGCTTCTTGAGAAAGCATTTCCAATCCTTTAGGATCAACTTTTAAAAATTTACGACCGTCAACTTCGATTGTTGAAACATAATCTTTTGTTAGTAATCTATACTTTGTGTCATCTCCTTTTAAAGGAAATGGTTTTTGATAGAAAAATTCGCTCATGATTCTAATGTTATAATTCCTTGTGATAAACGCTTGTTTGTTTTTGTATAACTCGCATGTGTTCAAGCCCTACAAAAATACACAACGAGTTTCACAGCAATAGTGAGATAAGTCATAATTATAAAATAGATTTAAATGATTCTAATAATTAATAGAATCATTCTTATGTGATAATTGTTATTAAAGCACATTCAAAAAAAAATAAACGTTATTTCAACATTTTTTTCTCTTTTGTTATGCTTGCATAATATTTTTACATATATTTGAAAATAGATGTTATGCTTGCATACATTAATAAGTGAATGATCACTTCTATAAAGCAGTATGATATCGACATTTTGATGTCTTGACCAATAAATAACACAAACATAACCGTGTGAAACTTTGGACAAGGTCAAAATGGAAATAACTCTCAGTGAATATCTATTTTGACCTTCTAAAGGTTCAATCACCAAAGAAAAACAACACTATAAAAATTTACATTTTAGAATTATGAACACTGTAACCAATAAGAAAGCAATCAAAGGAGGAGAATTTCTGATTCGTGAATCTGAAGCGAATGAAATTTTTACTCCCGAGGAATTTTCTGAAGAACAGGTAATGATGGCGCAAGCCACTAAAGATTTTATCGATACTGAAATTACTCCCAACTCTAAGAAAATTGATGGGCACGATTGGGAATTGGTAGAAAACATTTTTAAGAAAGCAGGCGAATTAGGTCTTTTAGGTATTTCGGTACCAGAAGAAAAAGGAGGATTAGGCATGAGCTTTAATACTTCTATGTTAATCGCCGATGTTTTTGGAGAAGCAGGTTCATTCTCTACAACTTATGGAGCACATACAGGTATTGGTACATTACCAATCATGTATTATGGAAACGATGCTCAAAAAGACAAATACTTACCACTACTAGCTTCTGGAGAATGGGCAGCAGCCTATGCATTGACTGAACCTGATGCAGGATCAGATGCGAACTCCGGAAAAACGAAAGCAGTTTTATCAGACGATGGTTCACATTACCTATTGACAGGTCAAAAAATGTGGATTTCTAACGCAGGTTTTGCAGATCTATTTATCGTATTCGCAAAAATTGAAGACGATAAAAATCATACTGCATTCATCGTAGAGAAGTCGTTCGGTGGTATTACAATGAACGAAGAGGAAGAAAAATTAGGTATCAAAGGTTCTTCTACTCGTCAGGTATTCTTCACAGACTGTAAAGTACCTGTGGAAAATATGTTATCAGAAAGAGGTAATGGTTTTAAAATCGCTGTAAACATACTAAACATTGGTCGTGCAAAACTAGGTGCTGGTGTATTAGGTGGATGTCGTGCAGTAATTAATTATGCCACAACTTATGCTAAGGAGCGTAAGCAGTTCAAGCAGCCAATTGCCAATTTCGGTGCAATCAAGCAAAAACTAGCTCAGATGACGACAAAGACTTATGTGATTGAGTCGATGTGTTATAGAGCAGGTCAAAATATAGAAGACCATACCGAAGATTTATTAGTGGGCGGTATGGACGAAGCAAAAGCCAAATTAAAAGGAGTAGAGCAATTTGCCATAGAGTGTGCTATCCTCAAAGTATTTGGTTCTGAGGTACTGGATTTCGTAGTGGATGAAGGTGTTCAAGTATATGGAGGTATGGGATTCTCAGCAGAAGCTCCTGTGGAAAGAGCCTATAGAGATGCCCGTATTTCTAGAATTTATGAAGGTACAAACGAGATCAACAGAATGCTTCTTGTAGGTATGATGATCAAACGAGCTATGAAAGGCGAGTTGGACATTGTTTCTCCTGCTATGGATGTTGCAAAAGAGTTGACATCAGTGCCATCATTCGAAACAATTGATACGTCTATCTTATTTAATGTTGAAAAAGACATCTTAAAGCGTCTGAAAAAAGCAGCATTGATGGTAGCAGGTAGAGCAGTTCAAGTGTTCGAAGCGAAAATCAACGATCAACAAGAGATCTTGATGAATGTAGCGGATATGTTAATTCAAATCTACGCTGCAGAATCTACAATTCTTCGTACAGAGAAGATGGTAGAAGACAAAGGTGAGGAAGCTTGTAAGCAACAAATCAACATCGCAAAAGTATTCATTAGAGAAGCTGCTGAAGTAATCGCTACTGCTGGTAGAGAAGCAATCGGTGGTATCGCTACTGGAGACGAACAAAAAGTAATGTTGATGGGCTTGAAGCGTTTCACTAAGTACGATTTAGAAAACGTACACATGTTAAGACGTGAATTAGCTGACGCAGTTATTGAGAAAGAAGCTTATCCTTTCTTCATTATCTAATCAGCGTACACATAAAACTTTTTATCAATATTCGTATTGATGAAATAGGACGATTAAATACTTGGTTACATGATGAAAAAGCCAACTCGATTCGGGTTGGCTTTTTTATTGCAGCTATTTTCTTTCTGAGAAGGTCATAATCAGTGAATTATCAATTGATATTTCCTTTTGCGTATCTCATTTTAATATTTCTCGCTACAAATAAACTCAGTTATGAAAATTGTCGATCTCTCTAAACCAATTAAATTCAATAAAAAAGATCCATGGTTTATGCGTGTAAAAATCAAACATAAACCCCATAAAAAAGCCAAGTGGTTGATTCGCCTTTTAGGATTGCCTTTCAATTTATTTCCTAAAGGATTTGATGGATGGGCAGATGATACCATCGAAAAAATGGGTGTGCATTCTACTACGCATATCGACGCTCCTTGGCACTATTCTCCAACAGTAGCTGGTCAAAAAGCCAAAACAATTGATGAAGTTCCTTTGGATTGGTGCTATGGAGACGGTTTGGTGATAGACATGGAACACAAAGAAGATTTCGACCCAATTACAGTTGCTGATATCGAAACTTTTCTCTTAAAAAATCAATTGGAAATCAAAGAGGGAATGATTGTCTTGATCAAGACAGGTCGAGATAAATTTAATGGTACTGAAAATTTCCATAAGGTAGGCACAGGAATGAGTGCGGAAGCAACACACTACCTTATTGATAAAGGAATAAAAGTAATGGGTATCGATTCTTGGGGATGGGATTTACCTCTGCCTTATCAAATGCAGAAAGCAAAAGAGTCGGGGAATTCTGAATTGTTTTGGGAAGCACATTTAGTGGGACAGGAAAAAGAGTATTGTCATATGGAACAGTTGGTCAACTTAGGAGCTCTTCCTTATAACGGTTTTAAAGTGGCTGTTTTTCCATTGAAAATTGTGGGAGCATCGGCAGCACCCGCTCGAGTAGTGGCGATGATTGAGGAAGATAGGCCTTATTAATTAGAAAAACCTCTCCGGGTAGTTCATTAAAAACAACTCTGATTTTGCTCTGGTTAACGCTGTATATTGCCAACGAACAAAGTCGGAGTTGATCATATCGTCTCTTAAAAATCCGCAATCCACAAAAATAGCATCCCATTGTCCACCTTGTGCTTTATGGCAAGTGAGGGCATAAGAAAACTTCACTTGAAGTGCATTTAAGTAAGGATCTTCTCGGATCATTTTATTTCGTGCTTTCGGGTTTTCCACACTTTCGTACTCTTCTACTACTTGATGAAAAAGCGAACGATTCTCTTCTTGGTCCAACTGAGGAGTAAAGGAGTGAAGTGTATCTAAAATAATCTTTGCTTCCACTTGAGGATGGTTTTCATAATCCAACAATCTGAAACGGATATCACAGAATCGTAAACCATAACGCTCTTCAATTCCGCCTACTCTAGAAACCTCTATAAACTCTCCATTGGCAAGGAAACCGGCAGGGGAATCATCATCCAACCAGAAATAATTATTACGGACGATCATCAAATAATCGCCGGCATCTAGTTCGTCTTCCCTATAATGTATTTGCCTTCTGATGTACTGATTGTATTGAGTAGCTGCTCGGTTGGATCGTGTAATGATCACTGTATTTTCAGTCCCATATTTATTATAACCATACAATAATCCGTCTTCTAGCTTATCCGTTCCCATCTTAAAGATGTCTTTAAAAGCAGAAGTATTGAATTTTATTTGTTGATCTGTTTGAAGGCAATTTCTAAGCTGAGTAGCATTATATAAGATCCCCGATTCCGATGCCTGACGAACCACTTCTGTGAGTTCAAGCCCAATCAGATTTAAGTGATGTACATTTTGAAGATATATTTCGTCCAATGCAGGGCTGATTTCTTGCTTTACCGGTGGAAGCTGCGCAATATCTCCAATCAATATCAGTTTGTTGTTGGCTTTGAGATCCTGAAAAACATAATTGATTAAGGAAGTAAGCAGCCCTTCTCCACCTGGATAAGATTGGTCGTCAATCATCGACGCTTCATCCACAATGAAAATGGTATTGACAGCATTATTCTTCGTGCGTTCGAAGCTGGTCATTCCCGTATCCGGATCTTCCGATTGTTTATAAATGATACGGTGAATAGTGAACGCCTTTCTTTGTGCATAAGAAGACATCACCTTTGCAGCACGACCTGTGGGCGCTAACAAAAGGGGTTTATAACTATAAAAACGCAGAATATTTGATAAAGCCGTGATGACTGATGTTTTACCAGTACCGGCATATCCTTTAAGTACAAAAGTATTTTTCCTTCTGTTTTTTTCAAGAAGAAAAGGGTCCATCAATTCAAAAAGTTTCTTTTGTCCGTTGGTCGGCTCAAAGGGAAACTGTGCACTAATTCTTTCTGATGGGGTGATCATTGGGGATATTATTTCTATGTTATGAAGCTCGCATTGCTTCTACAGGATCCATTCTTGAAGCTGAAATAGCAGGAGCGATACCCGAAATTACACCAACAAGTGCAGAAATAAATAATCCGACAATTAAATTTTGAAAGTTTAATGAAATTTGGAAAGATTCAGTGGAGAATAGGGAGAGTCCGGAGACGAGAAATAATCCCATAATACCGCCGAAGAAACTAAGAAACATGGCTTCGCAAAGGAACTGCAAGAGGATAAAGTAATTTTTAGCCCCTAACGCTTTTTGAATACCTATTTGTGAGGTTCTTTCTTTTACAGATACAAACATGATGTTGGCAATACTAAAGCCACCCACCAAGATAGAAAACATACCGATAACACCACCAGCAAGCTTTAAAGCACCTGTTACTGAGCCGATAAATTCGACAATAGCGTCCGTTTTATTCAAAGCAAAGTTATCTTCTTCTTTTGGTCTAATACCTCTAAATCGTCGTAATAAACCTCTTAATTCACCTTGAATTTCCTCCATATTTTCATCTTCTTCAAAGCCTTTTACGATGAGCTGTGGAGAAATATAGTTTCCTTTAGATGCATACATTTTTACCAATGCACTGTAAGGAATCATAATCAAGTTGTCGTTAGAAGGAGTATTTAATAAACTTTCTCCTTGTTTCTCAAAAACACCAATGACTTTAAACTTTTGTCCTTGAGTTTTAATTGTTTTTCCAATAGCATCACCATGTCGGAACAATTGTTCTGCTACTCCATGACCAATAATGGCATTCTGAACACCATTCTGAGACTCACTAACTGTAAAGTAACGTCCTTGTTCGATGGTGGAAGTGTTGATTTTATTGTACTCGTAAGACGTTCCGAAAATGGTCCCATCTTCAAAGGTGTTGTTTCTATACTGGAAAGTTTTGCCTCTTTTATCTTCAAAAATAGCCACGTGCTTTACCCACTTGCCGTTTTCTTTAATAAACTGATATTCTTTTACGGTTGGACTTGGTCTTCTGTAATATTTCCACCAAGGGTAATTAGGTTCGTTGAAGGCAAAAGGCCATTTGCCCACATACATCACTTTATCTCCAAAAACCGATAGTGAAGATTGAATACTATTATTAAGAGCGTCTACTAGAGTGAAGATGGCGATGATGGCAAAAATACCAACAGTTACACCAAGAAGTGAGAGTATTGTTCTGAGTACATTTTCTTTTAAAGCATTCACTGCAAAGCGAAAACTTTCAAAAAACAGTCTTATGAAAAGCATAATTTCGAAAAAAATGGAAATTTTTTAGATAATATATCCTTTATCTATTGATTGATTGGAGATTATCTGATCTTTATTTGTTAAATTTACCGTCTTGATTTTCAAGGTACGCATTTTGTGTGTATTCAAGAAAAGTTAAGCGATATATCGTAAAATTAGATAGAATATAATACGTAATTTCATTCCATGAAGCTATCCCAATTTCAATTTGATCTGCCATCAGATCTGATTGCACAATATCCAGTAGAAAACAGAGATGAAGCTCGTTTGATGGTTCTTCATCGTAAAACAGGCGAAATCGAGCATAGATTGTTCAAAGACATCGTAGAGTATTTCGACGAAGGTGATTGTTTGGTAATGAACGATACTAAGGTTTTCCCAGCTCGTCTTTATGGAAATAAAGAGAAAACAGGTGCTAAAATCGAAGTATTCTTGTTACGTGAACTAAACAAAGAATCTCATCTTTGGGATGTGTTGGTTGATCCTGCTCGTAAAATCCGTGTAGGTAACAAACTTTATTTTGGTGATGGTAGCTTAGTTGCTGAAGTTATCGATAACACAACTTCAAGAGGCCGTACGATCCGTTTCTTAGTAGATGGTGAAGACGAGGAATTCTACAAAACTATCGAAGAACTAGGAGAGACTCCAATTCCTAAAGACTTACTTCGTGAAGCGGAGCCTTCAGACAGAGAGCGTTACCAAACGATCTTTGCTGAGAAGAAAGGTGCCGTTGCTGCTCCATCAGCTGGTTTACACTTTACTCCTCAAATTGCAAAGAGAATGGAGATCAAATCTGTAGAGATTACTCCTATTACTTTGCATGTTGGCTTAGGTGCTTTCAGAGATGTAGATGTAGAAGACCTTACAAAACACAAAATGGATTCTGAGCAATATAGCGTTGGTCAGGAAACAGTAGACGTAGTAAATAAGGCATTAACTGAAAAGAAAAATGTTTGTGCTGTAGGTACTACTGCTCTTCGTTCATTGGAGACATCAGTATCAGCATCAAATATGTTGAAAGCGAATGAGGGCTGGACAGATAAATTTATCTTCCCTCCATACGACTTCAAAATCGTTTCTTCTATGGTCACTGGTTTCCACAAGCCAAAATCAACTTTACTAATGATGGCTGCTGCTTTTGGCGGTTACGATTTAGTAATGAGAGCTTACGAAGAAGCAATCAAAGAAAAATATCGTTTCCTTAGCTATGGTGATGCCATGTTGATTCTTTAATCTTTATTGATTTTAGAAGTTTATCAACTAAAAAGCACATCTTTTATTTAAGTGATATAAATCTACTTTTTTTAAAAAAAAGAAGGTTTTCGAGCACTTTTTAAGGATAACAAGAAAATATAAGAAGCAAAGAGTACGTAATAAATGTCCTCTTTGTTTCTTTTATTTAGAAAATTTGTAAAAAAATAAGATTAAAGGGTAACCTTAATTTTATAAAACCGTATAAATAATGACCAAAGTAGACGTTAATGTTATACAAGAAAGTGACTTCACGTTAATTAGTGTGGTAGGTGAGCTTGATGCTAGCTCTTCTGTTGAGTTAGATACAAGGTTACAGCAATGCATTGATAATGGAGAAACGAAGCTACTAATAGACTGTGTAGGATTAACTTACATCTCCTCTGCGGGTATTGGCGTTTTTACATCAAGACTAGATGACGTTCAACTGAAAAACATTTCTATGGTATTGTTTAACGTTGCAGAGAATATTAAAAGCGTTTTTGAAATTTTAGGGGTAGACCAATTCTTAAACTTGGCCTCTAATAAAGAAGAAGCCATCCAAACACTTTAAAACAGGCAATGTTTACAAAAAAAGTCAATTGTGAAACAACCAATCTTCATACAATACGAGAGTTTATACTTTCGTCATTGGATGAATACAGCGTACCTCATGCACAGAGGGACATGATTGTTGTTGCCGTTGACGAAGTTTGTGCCAATAGAATGATTCATTCTAATAGCTGTGATCCATCAAAAGAAATTCAAGTTTCTGTATTTAATACTTCTGAAAATGAAGTGATTATTGAAATTAAAGATGGTGGCGATGCCTTCGATATTAAAACATATCACTCCCCTGAAATTACTGATGTTATTAAGCAGCACCGCAAAGGCGGTATGGGCTTAAGACTCGTAAAAAATATTATGGATGCTGTTCATGTTGTCCAAGATGGTAACTTTCAAGTCTGCCGTTTGGTGAAACAACTTTGAACAAATCTAAAAAGAAGAGATACTTTTATAAAGTGTCTCTTTTTTTATGTTTTAATTTTTTCTAAATCCGTTTTACACACTACATTTGTGAGGTTACTACTCAAACTAAGCTAATTTTTATCAAATGCTTATATAGAATGTAGCCAGTTTTAATTTCTGTATTTTGAGTAACAACATCATGAAAGAAATATTGCTCAACAAAGTTAGAGTATCAAATTCAGCTTCCCCGTTTCATCAAAAAGTCGTTAACATCCTCGTTAAAGACGGACAAATTTCTGATATATCCGAATCACCAATTACTGCATCTTCTGCAGAAGTCATCGAAGGCGACAACCTTTGGGTTTCTACAGGTTGGGTAGATATGCGTGCGACATTAAATGAGCCGGGTGATGAACACAAAGAAGACATTGCATCACTTTGTAAAGCAGCTGAATTCGGAGGTTTTACCGATGTTGCTACCCTTCCAAACACCAATCCGACCATTCAATCCAAAGAAAGTATTCACTTTGTAAAACAAATGAGTGCTTTTGCTCCAGTAAATATCCATCCGATGGGTGCCTTAACTAAAAATACAAAAGGCGAGGAGATGAACGAGTTGATCGATATGCATGAAGCAGGTGCAGTCGCTTTTACAGATGGTATTCATCATTCATGGCACCTAGGTGTGGTGAAAAGGGCGATTATGTACATGCAAAAGTTCGATGGCTTGTTGGTAGAAATGGCTAATGAGAAAACATTGGATATGGATGGACACATGAACGAAGGCGTACCAAGTACTTTGATGGGAACAAGAGGTATTCCTAACATCGCTGAGTGGTTGGGCATTCAGAAATTAATCTCATTATTGACGTATACAGGTGGTAGAATCCACTTCGCTAATATATCCGCTGCAGAGTCTGTCGACTTAATTCGTAAGGCGAAAGCAGATGGTCTTAATGTTACTTGTGATATTGCTGCACATCAGGTGGCAATGACAGATGAAGCATTAAGCGATTTTGATACGAACAAAAAAGTATGGCCTCCTTTCCGTGCTCAAAAAGATATTGATGCACTTTGGGAAGGTATCAAAGATGGAACAATCGATGCGATTGTATCATCTCATACTCCACATGATACAGAGTCAAAACGATTAGAATTTGATTTAGCTGATTTCGGTATCATTGGTTTAGAAACCGCTTTTGCTAATGTTGTTTCAAACAAACCAACAGATGTAGGTGTAGACTTAATCGTTGAAAAAATGACTTCAACTCCAAGAGAGATCTTAAAGTTAGCCTCACCAAAAATCGAAAAAGGAGAGAAAGCATGTCTTACGGTATTTGCTCCAGCTCAAGAATGGACATTTACAAAAGAGGACATTCAATCGAAATCTCTAAATTCACCATTCATTGGAAAAACATTTACAGGAAAAGCAGTTAGGACGATTAACTAAGCTTTTGTAACGTAATAAGTAATAACTAATAGGGAATAAGGATTTTTCATTACCTATTAGTTATTACTTATTAGTTAAACTTTCTATTGCCTCTTTCCTCGTCTCTGCTGCATCGATTCTTTATAAATAGTCATTTGTTTCTCTGTTAATACAGATGAAAGCATCATCATTTGTTGTTTTTGAACCTTTTGCATCGCCTCTCTCATTCCTTCTCGGTCACCTTCGAATTGTTCCCTAAGTTGAGTAAATGTCGCTTTTGAAGAAGCCGTAATGGCATCGTATTTTTCCTTTTGATCTGGAGTGAGTTTTAATTTTAGCTCTAAAATATATTGTTGCTGCTCTCTCATTTCCATCAATACAAAGGTTTTATATTGCTCGTATTTTTGATCATCAAGAAGGTCTTTTACTTTTTCAAGATGTTTTAACTTCAGCTTATCGCTTTCCTTTTTCATCTCATCGCGATCAACTTCACCTTCTTCTCTCGCAAGCATCATCATGGTCATTACATCCTCTTGAAACTTCATAAAAGCTTTATTGACTTTCTTCTTTTCGGTGTCATCAAATTGTAATTCTTCTACTAATTCTGATGGAAGTTCTTGTGGGCCTTTCATAAAAAAGCGAGGACCTCTTTGTCCATATACTGTGATGCTTAACATCAAGATCAGAAGTGTTGTGCTATATCTTTTCATATTATCTCTTGGTTATGTGCTGTCGCCCTTGGTGTTCGAGGGGTTGCACCACCTCGTTGTGGAAGATCATCACAATTAAACTTATTAAAACTTTTGGTATTAATAATCTAAATTAATTCAGGCCTGTCTTTTGATCATACAATCTCAATAATTGAAATTACCTATAACCTCTCTTTCCCCGCAATAAATTACGGGGCTTTTGATACTCTAACTTCAAAAACAACTTTCCCTCTTAGTTCCTTAGTTCTTAAGTTTCTTAGTTAAAACGAGCGTTAATTTAGCTACCTGCTACCTATTCTAAAACCTTCCTCCCGGAGGCGGCCCCATCCCTCTTCTCCTTTCATCCTTCGGATTCGTTTTCCCTTTCGGACGGTAAATAAATGACAACATAAAGTATCTAGGAACAATGTTGTAAGTGCTTGTCTGAATATAGTTTTCAGTCACAATACGGGTGATTCCTCTGTTTTGGTTTAGGATATCAGATACTGTGAAGCGTATTTCTCCCTGACGCTTTTGGAATAGTTTGTACGCTACAGCTGCATTCCATTTATAGATATTGTCTTGTATAAGGTTATCATCACCCGTATAAATATTACCAATGAATGAGGTATTCAATACCAATCTTTGGATGGGTTCAACGGTAAGACTTGCTCTTAAATTGTTGTGTAAATAATTACCGTTTAGGGTGGCATTCTGATCGTTATTGATCCAGTGATAAGTAAACTGAGTCGAGATATTAAAATCTACATTCTCACTGATGTTACTCGCGAACTTTACGCCTTGCCCTAAGCTTTTATCGAAAGTGTAAGAAGTGATATCGTTGGTAATACCTACATTTCTTGTGTATCCGCCTGTAGTCGTAAAAGCTACATTGGTTTTTAATGGATTGATGGGTGTTCCAAAAACCATAACTCCTCGAGCAGTTAAGTAACCATCTAAATTAATTGGTGCAGTATAAGAAGATCCTTTCTTTAAAGGCACATTATTGATTAAAGTATCACTCTCCGCGATAATCGTATAATTCGATATTTTATTATCCGTTTGTGTTGCCGATAAATTGACGAAGAACATCTGTTTTTTAGAAATATTGAAGTTTCTATAGTTCAATCTCAATACATGGTTTTCCTCTCCTTCCAAATAGGGATTACCAGTTGATACATTCAGAGGATCACTAAAATCAACCACCGTTTGAAGATTCGTTACAGACGGTAAACTGACGTTTTTCTGATAAGACAATCGCATTCGCTTCGTTCTCGCAAAGGTGTAATTGACATGCACGCTTGGTAATAAGTATCCAAATGTAGTTTCGGTATTGGATTGCTGTGGGTACTCACTCTCATTAAATAGGGTCGAGTACTGATATTTCAGATCAGTTGTAATATTAATTTTCCCTTTCTTGTACATCAATCCCGCTTCCGGACGATAAATGTTCTGATGGGAGGTAAATGTATTGGAAAGATCCTCTAAGAAAATTCCATCTTCAGCAGAAGGGTCCAACATATCGTAGGTCTTTCTATCTGATTTCTGTTGCTCCCAACTTTGGAAATAATTCAGCTTTAATTGAAGGTTTTTGGCTAATCTCTCGGTGAATATCAAATTGGCTGATGTTCTGAACTTTTCTGTATCACCTAATATTCTCTGAGCGGTAGAATCACTTTCTGCATTTTGCCCATAATAATTGATGTTGGTAAGTGCATTTTCAAACGTCTCGTCATTATGATAATACACTTTCCAATCCAAAGCGATGGTTCTGCCATTATCATTTAATTTATGACGTAATAGAAAACTATTATTGATATCAGCCGAATTGGTCGATGTAAAATTCGACTGCATCGAACTGTTTAAATCATCTCCACCTTTCAAAGAAGTATTGGATAAACTATAAGAATTAGCATCCCCATTTTCGAGTTTGATTACCGGACGAATACGAATGGTTGTTTTAGGGCTCGCTTCATAATCGAGTCGAATATTAAAATTATGGTTTTCTTTATGAGAATCCATATCCAACAATTCATCTACTATCTGATTGCTATTTTCGGAAACAATATACTCTGTAGTTGATGCCTGATCTGTTTCATTATTGATGACCTTATAGCTATAACTCGCATTCACATCCCATTTTTCTCCCCAAGAATCAATATAATTTGTTCCCAACATATGAGTTGTATTGACTCCATTGGAATTGGTCGACATATCCATTCCAGAATTTCCACCACCTTGTCGTCCTCTTCCTCTCCTCATTCTAGATGATCCCGAAGAAAGGTTATCCGACATAAATCCTTGCTGATTCACATTGTTTGTCATACCGATGAAAGAAAGTCGTTGTTCGCCTTTGAAAATATTGAGATTACCACCGGCACTATAACGTTCATCAGAACCATAACCTGCTTCAGCTTTTCCGAAATAAGCATACTTTGCATCCTTTTTCGTTACAAAGTTGATGGTCTTGCTTCTTTCTCCATCATCGAAACCAGTAAACTGTGCCTGATCGCTTTTCTCATCGATGATCTGAACATAGTCGATCATATCTGCAGGAAGATTGCTCATTGCAGTGCTTGGGTCGTTACCGAAAAACTCTTTACCATCCACAAGTACTTTGCTTACGGTTTCTCCCTCTGCAGTAATATTACCATCATTATCTTTATCAATACCCGGCATTTTTGTGACGAGATCGCCTGCTGTTGCATCTTCATGAGTTTTATAATTGCTCGATGAAATTTGTATGGTATCTTCTTTAATCACAATAGGAACATCGGCCACCACTTCGACCTCATTGAGTTCGGTAAACATAGGGGTTAATTCTAAATGAATTTGATGTCCATTTTCATCAGAAATTATCAGATCTTGTGATAGGTTATTATAGCCCAAGTACATGGCCTCAAGTGTATACTTTCCTTTCTTTTTGATGTTCATTTTAAAATTCCCATCTAAATCAGAAAGCACTTGATATTTGCTATCGGCATCTGTTACCGTGATGAGTGCATTCACTAAAGCTTCATGACTCCCTTTAGAGGATATTTTTCCACTTAGAGGGATGGTTTGAGCCCAAACGGAGGAGGAAATAATCAGAAAGAGAAGAATTATGGAAGTTTTCATTTGACAATTTTTTGGTCGTTTGCTCTATTAAAGCCTTTGATGTAGTACAAATGAAAACAATACCTGAATAGTATGTCAGTTAATTCAACGTAGGGCAGTTATTTTTCAACTAACGAATAAACAAAACCTGATTTTATAGATTGATGACTGTAAATTGTATATTTATCAACTGATTATTAGCATACATACTATCTGTGAAAATCAATAATAAACAAGTTAATCCAATTCAATAATGAAACAACTGAACAGAACA includes the following:
- a CDS encoding acyl-CoA dehydrogenase family protein — translated: MNTVTNKKAIKGGEFLIRESEANEIFTPEEFSEEQVMMAQATKDFIDTEITPNSKKIDGHDWELVENIFKKAGELGLLGISVPEEKGGLGMSFNTSMLIADVFGEAGSFSTTYGAHTGIGTLPIMYYGNDAQKDKYLPLLASGEWAAAYALTEPDAGSDANSGKTKAVLSDDGSHYLLTGQKMWISNAGFADLFIVFAKIEDDKNHTAFIVEKSFGGITMNEEEEKLGIKGSSTRQVFFTDCKVPVENMLSERGNGFKIAVNILNIGRAKLGAGVLGGCRAVINYATTYAKERKQFKQPIANFGAIKQKLAQMTTKTYVIESMCYRAGQNIEDHTEDLLVGGMDEAKAKLKGVEQFAIECAILKVFGSEVLDFVVDEGVQVYGGMGFSAEAPVERAYRDARISRIYEGTNEINRMLLVGMMIKRAMKGELDIVSPAMDVAKELTSVPSFETIDTSILFNVEKDILKRLKKAALMVAGRAVQVFEAKINDQQEILMNVADMLIQIYAAESTILRTEKMVEDKGEEACKQQINIAKVFIREAAEVIATAGREAIGGIATGDEQKVMLMGLKRFTKYDLENVHMLRRELADAVIEKEAYPFFII
- a CDS encoding ABC transporter permease yields the protein MLFIRLFFESFRFAVNALKENVLRTILSLLGVTVGIFAIIAIFTLVDALNNSIQSSLSVFGDKVMYVGKWPFAFNEPNYPWWKYYRRPSPTVKEYQFIKENGKWVKHVAIFEDKRGKTFQYRNNTFEDGTIFGTSYEYNKINTSTIEQGRYFTVSESQNGVQNAIIGHGVAEQLFRHGDAIGKTIKTQGQKFKVIGVFEKQGESLLNTPSNDNLIMIPYSALVKMYASKGNYISPQLIVKGFEEDENMEEIQGELRGLLRRFRGIRPKEEDNFALNKTDAIVEFIGSVTGALKLAGGVIGMFSILVGGFSIANIMFVSVKERTSQIGIQKALGAKNYFILLQFLCEAMFLSFFGGIMGLFLVSGLSLFSTESFQISLNFQNLIVGLFISALVGVISGIAPAISASRMDPVEAMRAS
- a CDS encoding ATP-dependent DNA helicase; this translates as MITPSERISAQFPFEPTNGQKKLFELMDPFLLEKNRRKNTFVLKGYAGTGKTSVITALSNILRFYSYKPLLLAPTGRAAKVMSSYAQRKAFTIHRIIYKQSEDPDTGMTSFERTKNNAVNTIFIVDEASMIDDQSYPGGEGLLTSLINYVFQDLKANNKLILIGDIAQLPPVKQEISPALDEIYLQNVHHLNLIGLELTEVVRQASESGILYNATQLRNCLQTDQQIKFNTSAFKDIFKMGTDKLEDGLLYGYNKYGTENTVIITRSNRAATQYNQYIRRQIHYREDELDAGDYLMIVRNNYFWLDDDSPAGFLANGEFIEVSRVGGIEERYGLRFCDIRFRLLDYENHPQVEAKIILDTLHSFTPQLDQEENRSLFHQVVEEYESVENPKARNKMIREDPYLNALQVKFSYALTCHKAQGGQWDAIFVDCGFLRDDMINSDFVRWQYTALTRAKSELFLMNYPERFF
- a CDS encoding cyclase family protein — protein: MKIVDLSKPIKFNKKDPWFMRVKIKHKPHKKAKWLIRLLGLPFNLFPKGFDGWADDTIEKMGVHSTTHIDAPWHYSPTVAGQKAKTIDEVPLDWCYGDGLVIDMEHKEDFDPITVADIETFLLKNQLEIKEGMIVLIKTGRDKFNGTENFHKVGTGMSAEATHYLIDKGIKVMGIDSWGWDLPLPYQMQKAKESGNSELFWEAHLVGQEKEYCHMEQLVNLGALPYNGFKVAVFPLKIVGASAAPARVVAMIEEDRPY